The Opisthocomus hoazin isolate bOpiHoa1 chromosome 2, bOpiHoa1.hap1, whole genome shotgun sequence genomic interval ggaagaaaaagaaaacaaacaaaacacgaAAACAACCCCTCCAAAAAACTCAAATGCCTCACAACCCTGCTCCTTTactcccctgcctccctccaaaCTACTTGTACTTAATAACTATTTGAAAGTTAAAAATCTGTCATCCTGAAGTcttgaaaatgcatttcatgtTCAGAAACAGACTTccaatcataaaatcataaacCTCTCACAGTAAGATTAGTTGCTGTTAGACTGTCCTATTATCCATGAGATACTATGCTTACTCTGATGTTGTTAACCCATCAAAGCATGCCGACATTAACACTAATCTAGGAACTTATTAGGGAATAAAAATTAGGTTTCTACAAGTTATTCTCATGCCAGAATGTGCACAAGATTTTCATTATCTAACTCCTTAAAATCAGATACTTTACCTGCACTGCAGTCAGCCAagttctcattttgctttttttctacttcttcatCCCCAGGCTTACGGTCTAAAGACTGCACACATGTATTTCCACATTCTTTAAATGAGTCAGTCAAGCCTTGTTTCATCCATTCTTCCACACAACAGTCATCTTTCTTCTGCCACTCCTTACATTTCTGAATTTTGCAGTCACATGATTTCACAGTGCAAACAGGCATCTGATGCGTCAAGTCTTTTGTAAGAAATGAAGATTGACTTCCACTATTTGCAGAACTTTGCAGTGCAGCATGCTCCAACCCTAACAAGTCCTCCTCTCCATCTACCCGAGATGGCTGCACATCAGGCAGCATCAGTTCCAGAAGCTGCTCAATTTCGGCATCTAGCATCGACAGCACGTCATGAGTCTTCAGGTTCAGTTGTTTCTCAGGCCTACCACCAGATGAAGACAGCCTTAGGGGAGGAGACTCTGCTTCCATCCAGTCTTCTTGTATAGCTTCTGCTTTATGAATTCCAGACAAATTCAATTCcaatttctttcccttctctcccaaaGAAAGCTGAGCATCAGGCGGAATCAGCTCTGTCTTCTCTCCCTTGCTAACTGAAGACACCACATTCTCTCTCTGATTAAACGATGGTAAGATTTCAAGAAATTTCAGAACTGCCACCTCCCCTGTCTCCTCACTCACAACTGGCAGCTCAAACGATTCTTGTTCCAACACTTTCTCTCCTGCTTCACTGCCTGAAGCTGTCTGTATTTCAAGTGACTTTGTTTCCAGAGCTTCCTTTGTTTCTTCACCAGAGGACTGCACTGCAAGTGCCTCTAGCTCCAGTATGAGCTCTTTTAGATCATCATATGATGAGCGCATTTGTAATTGATCCAGTTCTATTAACGTCCGCATTTCATCATTTGAATTGGACTGTACCTGGAGCACTGGAAAACTCTGCAGTAGTTCTTGTTTGTCTCCTAGGAAAAGACTGGCTGCTGAAGCACTGCCTATCAGTTCTGCTTTCAGCTCAGCATCCTCTTGAAATGGTACTTCAGACAACTCTTGTTCTGCAGCTTTCATTTCACTCCCCCACATATAAAGACTGCAGCTTCTCATTGGTTCTCGTACATTGTTATTGCTCTCTCCTTCAGACCAAGGTATCTCTTTGTCAAAGTTGCTCTGATACTCACACCCATCATCAGTTTTCCTAGACATACACTCAACAGCCCCCACTGACACATTTGCTTCTACAGTATTCAAACACTCAGAAGTTACACCCAGGAAAAGTTCAGAACAAAGTAAAGcactttcagtttcttcttgacCTAATCCACAAACAGCAGTTGTTTCTCTTTCGAGACAGAGACCCATACCATTGTTTgaacatctgttttcttttaaaggattCTCAAGGTTTGAGAAAGCATTGTCACCAGTTCCTTTATTAGCCTTCCAAAAACACTTCATCTCTTCACTAATACTCTTGCCAGAAGCTTCCAGCTTGACAACAGACAGAGGGCCTTCAGAAGCTTTATCTTCCCGAGTTTCTACTACATCAGCTTCTAATAAGAGGTCTTTGGTCATAACATAAAACTTCTCTTTTGCCTCACTAAGCCATGAGCCCTCTGAGGAATTGAAGCCTGACAGACAGCAAGCGAATGCTTGATTAGGTACTTTGAGCAAGTCACACGGAATCGGTCTGACCATTTCCATGCTAACAGCTTCTTCACTTCCATAATCCACATGTCTAACAACTACATTGTCACCTTTTATGCTGCTGACTTTAGCTCTGTAGAACTTTCCATCTTGACTATATTTTGCCAGACAAATATCACCGCTTTTAATACACGATCTGCAATCGTTCAAAGAATTTAGTCCAAGGTTTTCAGCCTCCTCTATTTTTTCCTCTATGTagttcatctcttctgtatcagCACTGCGACTCCAAAAGTATTCGGGACCACTTACCACTGTGACATAAATTTTTATAGTCTGACCTGCCTCTGGAAACTTCCAGATAAATGATTTACAGTCACTTACAttagaaatttctttttgtgCCTGAGGAGGCAAAGTCTCACATACAGTTACCATGTCACCGTTCTCTCCTCTATCAATTATTTCTGTTGAACAAGACCTTTCCCTACCTGCAAGATTTTCATCAGCTAAACCCACTGTTATTATACCTTGATGGTCACTGAGAATAACTTCCCATTTATCCTCCACCTTCTCTACAAATACACACGTCAGCAGAACTTCACTTGTTCTCTTGGTGAAGTAAAGCACTTCTTTCTCCGCccagtctgtattttttttgcatttaagtcCTCCAAGGAAGCAGTGAATGCTTATTGCTGGAATAGACGACAAGTCTTCAGGGAGTCTGTGCGCTTGATCAACACTAATTAATGAAGTATTACCATAATCAATATATTGTACACTTATCAAGTTGTCAGAAGTCTTCTCTTTTACTACAGCTCGATACCACAGGCTGTCTTCTGAATAAACAGCACTGATTAAGTCTCCTGCTTGGAAAAGTTGTCCACAAGAGTTCTTTGCTTGTGTCCTGTTGTTTAAGCTTTCTGAAATGCTGTTAAGCTGAGCCTCATCACTTCCTAGCTGAACATAAAAATCCAACGGATCATTTACATGAGACACATACACTAACACTTTAAGAGCTGGCACTATCTTCTGTTGCAGTAGATCAGATACATTTTTAAGCATTATACACCTGCCTTCAGCATCAGATTTAATGTCTGACTGGGTATCCATCTGGACAGAGAGCAGAGACTCCTCACCTGCTTTATTCAACAAAAAAGCATCCTTCTTACTGCTAAGCATTTCATCAGATTCTGGTAATCCAGCTGCCAGATCTCCCTTTGTAGCAGACTGGAAAAGGTTTACATCATCTTCTTTGAAGTGCCTTTTgctactcccccctcctccctgagCTTCAGATCtgcacttttttctttcaagaggcCTACCTGCATTTAATGGGGTCTCTGCAGTCTCATTCCTCTCATTCACACCTGTGCTTCTACAGCACAAAGTTTTATCTTCTGCATGCCTACACAGTTGTGTATCATTTATTAAGCTTAACTCCTCCTTCAGTTTTGCCTTAATTTGAGTATTACCATCAAACAACTCAACCAACAGTTTACCATTAGATTCCTTTGCTACTACTATCGCTTTTAATTGCCTTTCTAGGACAGCTTCCTTAAACCATGTTGTAGCTTCTCTGGGAACATTAGATATATCAGATAAGGAACACTTTATGGCCTGCATTGGCAAAAGCAAGATATCACTAGCATCACTGGGTAAAGGAAGCAGATGATCTTTCTCTATTGTCTCTGTGTTCCCAAAATCCACAAAGAAGACTTCCATATtaggttttgttttcataattacCCCCCTGTACCAGTGATTGTCAGTATACTTTGCTAGGCACAAGCTCCCAGACTTCTGCAAGGTTTCTGAGCTGGTCATTGTTTCACTTAGGCGACCGATGTTGTCTGTAAGCTCTGCTAAGACATCTGCACATCTTTCAAGTTGGCAGTAAAATGTCCATGGATCCTCAACATGTGTAACATAAACATCCTCCTCACTCCCAATTTTGATACTGTGCATAGAGTAATAGTAAGAATGAAGCTGAAACGAGGATACAAGAGACTTTTGAGGAGATAAAGGTCTGGCCATGCCTCTCTCAATCAGAAACTGGCAAGCACTCTGAAAAGGTGTCATTAAATCTACAATGTTAAATAGCTCCTTATTGTTTATCGACGCCAAGGCAAATATTGTACACTTCAGTTCTAAGTGAGATGACGAAGTATCCACAAACTCCTGAAAAGCCTGAATCACTTCTTCATCCCAAGCAAAAGGATCCTGACCATTTGGCTGGATTAAGTTGTAAAGGCTGCACCTGAAAGCCTGAGCCTCTAACCTAAGAAAGTGTTCAGTAGTTGAGCGGAGGTTTGTTAGAGAGACCAGCGCTCTGTTGCCATAGTCAACATATATGACTTCTACTTTTTCTGCAGAAGGAACTTCATTAATAATTAAAGCCCTGTACCATTTTTTATCCTCCAAGTACTGGGCTAAACACACAGAATTTGGCCAAGCATGTGGGGGAGATGAATTTTTACAGTGCTCCTGAATTTCAGCCATTAATACCTTAAGGTCATGGCAGTTTCTACTTAACTGACACCAAAAATAACTAGGATTTTCAACACATGACACAACAACATTAACTGTACTTCCCACTTCTAACTGACCTCCATTAGCAGAGCTTGACTTCATTTCCACATAATTCTGTCTGTAAGAGATGGGCAGGTTTTCCTTGCCCTCATACTTCTCAGCAGGAAGAGACTCACTACTTTTAGAACTGTGAATGGCTGCAACAGGGCTCTCTCTGACCATCACAGCTGCGCAAGCATTAAGTGCTCTATCACTTCTCTTTAGATCAGATTCTTCTCTGAGCCTCTTCTCTGCATTTATTTGGTTTTCCTCCCCAGCACATGCTAGGTAAGAGGCCTGGCTCACAGCCTTATCAGATGATTTCTGGAGAGCCTCGGGTGTTTCACACCGCTGGTATTCAGCACACCCTCCCTGGGCCATGAGTTTACTTACACTCTTCTCTCCTAATTGGGACTGGTCAAAAATTTCAACCATGTATTTGTCACCCTGCACACTCAAAAAATGAACCTTTAGTTCCTTGTTCAGTACAATCGCTCGGAATGCAGCCACAGATGCTTCGCTCCAACTCCCTCTCAGAGGAGAGACACCTGCCAAGCAACACTTCAGAGCTAAAGCAGGAAGCTCCCTGAACCGAGGGAGCAGCTCCTTTACCACGCAGCGATCTACAGTTTCTGTATTGCCTCTGTCCACCAACTGTATTTCTACCCTGCTGTCCTGTACCCTGGTGATCACAGCTCGATAAAAGACACCCTCTTTGCCACTGGCACAACACAGAGATCCAGGCTGTAGGTCCCACCCAGCACTATCCAGCTTCGTGGCATGGGAGTAAAAATTCCACATGCACTGCCTCAGCTGCCTGAAGAGCTGGCAATGCTGATGGAGCTGCAGCCAGAACTCGGATGGGTCTTGGAGGTGGGAGACCTGCGCATTGTGGAACACACCCCGCTTCAGATGCACACCAGCTACAGGAGCAGAGGCCAAATCTCTGTGCATTAAAACCACAGGAGGTGCTCCTGGTGGCAATTCCAGTTCTTCAGCTGTGGATTCTTCCACTTCCAGCTGCTCCCGAGCCTCAGTCTGGATGACCTGTGTATGGCTGCTGAACAGGCAACAAGCCTGCATCCCAAAAAGATTGTTCAAGTTGATGCCATTTTCCCCATATAGGCTCACATAATAGAGATGCTCAAAGGAGTTAAAGGCTTTGATGTGAGCCCTCACTCCTTTGCCTAGCACCAACGCTTTCAGCGCATCAATCTGCGATGGGGACCAGCCACAACCCCCATGCGAGATACCCTGAAGAGCACATGGGTAAGTCACCACAGGCATACGAAAACACTCAACAGGCAAATGGCGCAGGTTAGCTCTGGTCACAGTCTCCTTCCTGCCATAGTCCACAAAGATCACCAGAGCCACTTGCTGGTCCTGCTCCCTGGCAATAAGCTCCAGCAGGAGTGCACGGTACCACTGGCCATCTATACCACGGGCAGCACAGGGTGAACCCACTTTGGGTAACAGATCTTGCTCCCCCCAGTCATAAGTGTGGCGCATGCTATCAGAAAGGCAACAGATTTCCTGCGACAGGCTCTGCAACTGGCAGTAGATGTGGTGCGGGTCGGAGACATGGGTCACTACGACAGGCTCTGTCACACCTAACTGAAGCTGTGGGTAGAAGTAATCCAAGGCAGGTGACACAGGCTGATATGAGACCAAAGCATGGAGAAGCTGTGGCACGGCAGAAGTTACAGAGGAAAATGCTGGAGGCTGCAGCTTGAGCTGGTTCCTGACGTGGCCATAAGTCAGGCAGCGCCTGAGCACCTGGCAGAACCAGCTGGGAGTGACCTGCCTGGCCAGGCCCAGGCGATGCATCTGGGCCACAAGCTGGGGCACCTCAAGCACTATGAGCTGCGGCGCCATCACCTCCCGCACCAGGCCAGACACCTCCTTGCCATGCAAGCAGCTGAGGAACTCCATAGCCTCCACTGTCCAGGTGGAGACTGGCGCATCCCCACAGGCCACCGCCCTGGGGCCTCCCGAGGGCATGGCATCAGCCACAACGCAGCCCAGCACCTCCGGGGGCAGGTGGAAGAGCTTCTTGCAGCCCCGCGCCAGGTACCGGGCAGACGTGACCACCGTGCAGCCCTCATCCAGCAGGAACACACGGTAGACCTGGCCGCAGCGACTCACCACGCAGCAGCGGTACCAGAGCCCGACCACCTCTACCAGGCCCAGGTCTCCGGCACGCAGCTCAGCCCCACCGGCCTCcaagcgcggccccgccgccgcctggaTCTCCCGGCGGAGGCAGATGTAGTCAGCACCGCGCTCGCCCAGCAGCCCCCACAGCCGCACGACGGGCACCTCGGGGCGCAGGCCCACCGCCCGGACCCGCAGGGCCACCGCGCCGCcggggctgagcatccccagcccagAGCTCATTGCCTCAGCTTCCGCCTTCGCCGCCCGCCCGAGCCCAAATGGCCGCTCCCCGCCCAGCCTCACAGGACACGCGCCGCCCACGTGACCCGCGGGGAACCGCTAGGCGGTTGCCCGAGTGGTCGAGTCCATTTTGATAGCCGCGGGGGTGGGCGGGGGTGGTGTAGGGGGAACCGGAGGGGTGGAACGGGTTAATGTAACACATCGGGCGTCTCCTACTAAACGGAGCCTGCTCAGAGGCGCCACAAAGAGGAAGGTTATCGCTGGGGCACGCTGGAGCCGCGGGGCTCAGCCCGGAGCCCGCCGGAGCTGCCCTCACCCAGAGTGGAGCGCTCCACGCCGGCTGCGTGAGAGCGGCACGGCCGGGGGGCGGGCTGAGGACAGAGCCCTCAGAGCTGGCTTAGCCTCCATTGGCCAGAGCGGGCGCCCGGGGCGGGGCGTACGCTCAGAGCTTGGTGATTATTGGCCAGCGTAGGCGGCAGTGTGAGGGCGGGGCGGTTGGGGCGGTAGCGTTTTGTGAGGGGATGGGAGAGCTGGGGAGCGGGAGGTTGTGGCAGGGCGCGGGGAGGGAGAAGCCCGAGCCCAACGGCTCTCCCCGGTCTCACCGCAGCCAAGCACCCGACGGGGCAGGGTCGCCCCTCCGCCGGCGGCGAGGCCCTGCCTCAAGCCTGCCTCAGGCTCCCTCAGCCCCCCTCAGCCCTGAGGCGGAGGCCGAGGCTGGCTCGGCCGTCTGCAGCACCGGGAGGGTGACGCCGGGCTGAGGCGCTGGCCTGCCCATGGATGAGGGCAGCCGCAGGCCACCACCACCCCTGAGGGCCTCAGGAAGCGGCAGGCGTGGGTGCTCTCTGGGGCAGCCCCTCCGGGTAGCACGGACAGCCACGCTGCGCCGTTTCGTCTGCTGAGCTCTGAAAATGAGTGATTTCTTCCTGGTTTCGCCCCGCTTTTCCCAGGCAGACCTTTGAGGTTTTGATggtgctgccctccagcccttaGGGACGGTGGTCAGAAGTGGaggtgtgaggaagaggaagggccAGGACTTCAGCGAGCCTTTTGTAGGGCACAGGAGAGGCCAGCCGAGGAACCTCCGTGCCATCCTTGGGCTAATTCTTGGCTTCGAAACTGAAGCTGGTAAATCTGAATAAATACGGCCAAGTACTTCACAGGGTAGGAACTTCTGCTCGAAAAATTTGGAATTACAAAACGCTAAGAAGTAATGCAGAAAGTGGCAAGTTTTCCTATTCAAAtgatttattttaatacaaaatactAGGAATCCGCACTGTTGTGAATTTCTTTAGTGTTtcatgctcaaaaaaaaaaagagctttattaAGAGTTAAACCAGTTTTTCACTACaagacttttaaaattactttttttaactcAATAGTTCAGGTACTTCTGCATATCCATCATCAGGGTTATCCAAGTAATGGGATTGCAGGCAGGACCACTAAAGAAGCAGCTTTGACTGCTGGTTTATAAGCACTGGTGATGGTGGGCAAGAAGCAAAGAACTCAGATTAGTTTCTCAGGCTGACAAATAGAAAAACAACTATTTCTGAACAAAACCTTCTGACACCATAATAacagtaagattatttttttccaggctgGAATCACACACGCAAATGCTTGCAGCCACAACAGAGCTACAATAAAATCAGAACGCACAAGTGCAAGCCAAGAAGACGCCCGAACTATGTTTCATCAGAAATTGGCACATGGAAGACAGTAGTTGCAAAGACTAGTCTAGAATAAATCCTATTTACTCAGAGAACTAACTCTTGTACAGTGGTTTCATTAGTAGATATTGCTAAATCAAAGCCAGCTTTGTTCTGTCTACATTATGATTGCTTTCTTACTGCATTTTTGCCTCCTGATTGCCAAAGAAGAGCCTAATGACGAACAGAAGCAGTCCCCTTTCCTATGAAATTTGGAAAGCCTTaggcttaaagaaaaagaaattacacaTATTCAAACATTTTGTGTTTTTGAAGAGAACATTGTATTCTCAGCTAGATTTAAAATGGGCAGAGTGTGTATTTCCATGGAGAAGTGCTACCTTAATGACCCAGTCTGCCGCGTCAGCACTGGGACTCTCACAGGACAAGTAGTTCAACTCGGTCTCATGGACAGGGTGTGTATTAGGAGTTCCTCAAGAGGGGCAGAGCAAGCTAGGCTTTTGATTTCCTGGGTACAGGACTGCATTTCACTCATGAATATTACTCAAATGGTTGAGTGAAGAGCTCAGGTGGTCTCAGGGAAGTAAGAGGAACACAACCCCTTCCACCTGTTGTGCAAAGCAAATTTGAGATCCGGTaaactgctttcatagaatcataaaatcatagaaagttttgggttggaagggacccctagaggtcatctagtccaacccccccgcagcgagcagggacaccgctaactagatcaggttgctcagagccctgtccaacctggtcttgaatgtttccagggatggggcctccactacctctctgggcaacccgttccagtgtttcaccaccctcattgtaaagaatttcttccttatatccaacctaaacctaccccgttttagtttaaaaccattacccctcgtgctgtcactgctgtctctactaaaaagattgtccccatctttcctataggctccctttaagtactgaaaggctgcaatcaggtctccccgcagccttctcttctccaggctgaacaagcccaactctctcagcctgtcctcataggagaggtgctccagccctcggatcatttttgtagccctcctttggacccgcgccaacagttccatgtccttcttgtgctgagggctccagagctgaacgcaggactccaggtgaggtgtcaccagagcagagtagaggggcagaatcacctctctcgacctgctggccatgcttctcttgatgcagcccaggacacggttggccctctgggctgccagcgcacattgccggctcatgtccagcatGAATCTTTTTCAGTTCCTAGCGTTGCGGGCTTGGTTTGCTGAGGCATCAAACTAACGAGAGGTAGTTCTTTATGTGTGTGGAAATATAATAATACCAAAAATTCCCAAATAATTTTATGGACTGCTTAGCCACAGAAGATGTTCAGAGCTGCGTTGTTCAGCCTGCTTTTGTCCTTTAACAACAGGAACCATC includes:
- the TDRD6 gene encoding tudor domain-containing protein 6, producing the protein MSSGLGMLSPGGAVALRVRAVGLRPEVPVVRLWGLLGERGADYICLRREIQAAAGPRLEAGGAELRAGDLGLVEVVGLWYRCCVVSRCGQVYRVFLLDEGCTVVTSARYLARGCKKLFHLPPEVLGCVVADAMPSGGPRAVACGDAPVSTWTVEAMEFLSCLHGKEVSGLVREVMAPQLIVLEVPQLVAQMHRLGLARQVTPSWFCQVLRRCLTYAFSSVTSAVPQLLHALVSYQPVSPALDYFYPQLQLGVTEPVVVTHVSDPHHIYCQLQSLSQEICCLSDSMRHTYDWGEQDLLPKVGSPCAARGIDGQWYRALLLELIAREQDQQVALVIFVDYGRKETVTRANLRHLPVECFRMPVVTYPCALQGISHGGCGWSPSQIDALKALVLGKGVRAHIKAFNSFEHLYYVSLYGENGINLNNLFGMQACCLFSSHTQVIQTEAREQLEVEESTAEELELPPGAPPVVLMHRDLASAPVAGVHLKRGVFHNAQVSHLQDPSEFWLQLHQHCQLFRQLRQCMWNFYSHATKLDSAGWDLQPGSLCCASGKEGVFYRAVITRVQDSRVEIQLVDRGNTETVDRCVVKELLPRFRELPALALKCCLAGVSPLRGSWSEASVAAFRAIVLNKELKVHFLSVQGDKYMVEIFDQSQLGEKSVSKLMAQGGCAEYQRCETPEALQKSSDKAVSQASYLACAGEENQINAEKRLREESDLKRSDRALNACAAVMVRESPVAAIHSSKSSESLPAEKYEGKENLPISYRQNYVEMKSSSANGGQLEVGSTVNVVVSCVENPSYFWCQLSRNCHDLKVLMAEIQEHCKNSSPPHAWPNSVCLAQYLEDKKWYRALIINEVPSAEKVEVIYVDYGNRALVSLTNLRSTTEHFLRLEAQAFRCSLYNLIQPNGQDPFAWDEEVIQAFQEFVDTSSSHLELKCTIFALASINNKELFNIVDLMTPFQSACQFLIERGMARPLSPQKSLVSSFQLHSYYYSMHSIKIGSEEDVYVTHVEDPWTFYCQLERCADVLAELTDNIGRLSETMTSSETLQKSGSLCLAKYTDNHWYRGVIMKTKPNMEVFFVDFGNTETIEKDHLLPLPSDASDILLLPMQAIKCSLSDISNVPREATTWFKEAVLERQLKAIVVAKESNGKLLVELFDGNTQIKAKLKEELSLINDTQLCRHAEDKTLCCRSTGVNERNETAETPLNAGRPLERKKCRSEAQGGGGSSKRHFKEDDVNLFQSATKGDLAAGLPESDEMLSSKKDAFLLNKAGEESLLSVQMDTQSDIKSDAEGRCIMLKNVSDLLQQKIVPALKVLVYVSHVNDPLDFYVQLGSDEAQLNSISESLNNRTQAKNSCGQLFQAGDLISAVYSEDSLWYRAVVKEKTSDNLISVQYIDYGNTSLISVDQAHRLPEDLSSIPAISIHCFLGGLKCKKNTDWAEKEVLYFTKRTSEVLLTCVFVEKVEDKWEVILSDHQGIITVGLADENLAGRERSCSTEIIDRGENGDMVTVCETLPPQAQKEISNVSDCKSFIWKFPEAGQTIKIYVTVVSGPEYFWSRSADTEEMNYIEEKIEEAENLGLNSLNDCRSCIKSGDICLAKYSQDGKFYRAKVSSIKGDNVVVRHVDYGSEEAVSMEMVRPIPCDLLKVPNQAFACCLSGFNSSEGSWLSEAKEKFYVMTKDLLLEADVVETREDKASEGPLSVVKLEASGKSISEEMKCFWKANKGTGDNAFSNLENPLKENRCSNNGMGLCLERETTAVCGLGQEETESALLCSELFLGVTSECLNTVEANVSVGAVECMSRKTDDGCEYQSNFDKEIPWSEGESNNNVREPMRSCSLYMWGSEMKAAEQELSEVPFQEDAELKAELIGSASAASLFLGDKQELLQSFPVLQVQSNSNDEMRTLIELDQLQMRSSYDDLKELILELEALAVQSSGEETKEALETKSLEIQTASGSEAGEKVLEQESFELPVVSEETGEVAVLKFLEILPSFNQRENVVSSVSKGEKTELIPPDAQLSLGEKGKKLELNLSGIHKAEAIQEDWMEAESPPLRLSSSGGRPEKQLNLKTHDVLSMLDAEIEQLLELMLPDVQPSRVDGEEDLLGLEHAALQSSANSGSQSSFLTKDLTHQMPVCTVKSCDCKIQKCKEWQKKDDCCVEEWMKQGLTDSFKECGNTCVQSLDRKPGDEEVEKKQNENLADCSAEQNDYICNLKGFAVGSKCVVWTSLKWCEACILEVSEKGTRVLNLSSGNEEIVDPENVWNGIPDWACRSPEAITPATENLQSVPEESLLQVANYYCPNLPTVYVLEYFAWH